A single region of the Ziziphus jujuba cultivar Dongzao chromosome 10, ASM3175591v1 genome encodes:
- the LOC125420879 gene encoding protein FAR1-RELATED SEQUENCE 9-like encodes MSSSQCAESSHAFFKKYVSKRNLLMDFILRFNRALAHQCQEELGADHVDNNEKLVLKLPLEMEKQMAEIYTHKIFLKFQDELWHSLVIMPQFIRENATHKMYVVESSPKEGVRRVREIAYDKELDFASCKCKKFESEGLLCGHILAFLRLFGNIPLPNQYIMKRWTTGAKCQIITDKQVVEISGQRSSMLTWRAKLFQLTLEVIDKAIIYEEASVIMNDGLQSLLGKIESIVSNTKSGDISEKR; translated from the coding sequence ATGTCAAGTAGCCAATGTGCGGAAAGCTCCCATgcatttttcaagaaatatgtTTCGAAGAGAAACttattgatggatttcataCTTCGATTTAATAGAGCGCTTGCACATCAATGTCAAGAAGAGTTAGGGGCTGATCACGTTGATAATAATGAGAAGCTTGTTTTGAAATtgccattggaaatggaaaagcaaatggCTGAGATTTACACACACAAGatttttcttaagtttcaaGATGAATTGTGGCATAGCTTAGTAATAATGCCACAATTTATTCGTGAAAATGCTACACACAAAATGTATGTGGTCGAGAGTAGTCCAAAAGAAGGTGTTCGTAGAGTGCGGGAAATTGCCTATGATAAAGAATTGGACTTTGCATCCTGTAAATGTAAGAAGTTTGAAAGTGAAGGACTTCTCTGTGGACATATCTTGGCATTCTTGAGACTGTTTGGTAACATTCCTTtgccaaatcaatatataatgaaaaggtgGACTACAGGTGCAAAATGTCAAATAATAACCGACAAGCAAGTTGTTGAGATAAGTGGACAGCGTAGTTCAATGTTGACTTGGCGAGCTAAACTATTCCAACTTACTTTGGAAGTCATTGATAAAGCCATAATATATGAAGAGGCAAGTGTAATTATGAATGATGGTCTTCAAAGCTTGCTAGGCAAGATTGAATCCATAGTTAGCAACACGAAGAGTGGAGACATTTCTGAAAAAAGGTAG
- the LOC107410416 gene encoding probable serine/threonine-protein kinase PBL3 isoform X1: MGNCWRKPAKCAHASSDKFSESRKPTIKNKPDSTPPREQKPFGGLVAPKVDICFPNTNLKSFTFNDLKNATQNFRPDSVVGEGGFGWVFKGWIDEKTFAPAKPGTGMVVAVKTLKRESYQGHKEWLAEINYLGQLHHQNLVKLLGYCSEYDNRLLVYEFMPKGSLENHLFRKGVQPISWPLRMKIAVDVACGLSFLHSLNPNIIYRDLKASNILLDSDYNAKLSDFGLARYGPTGDKTHVSTRVMGTHGYAAPEYVATGHLTPKSDVYSFGVVLLELLSGKRAKDDDIAGGAEETLVKWAKPFLQGDSRRMLRIMDSRLGGQYSKKEAQAAAALALQCLHSDSKNRPLMIDVLDKLKQLPTSGDILMNTPHSRLDHKRSKNSIGNHRNIKVVYHSS, translated from the exons ATGGGAAATTGTTGGAGAAAGCCTGCCAAATGTGCTCATGCTTCTTCCGATAAGTTTTCTG AAAGTAGGAAGCCTACTATTAAGAATAAACCTGATTCAACACCTCCCAGAGAGCAAAAACCATTTGGAGGTCTTGTAGCACCCAAAGTTGATATATGCTTTCCCAACACTAATCTTAAGTCCTTTACCTTCAATGATCTCAAGAATGCCACACAGAACTTCCGCCCGGACAGTGTAGTTGGAGAGGGAGGGTTTGGATGGGTGTTCAAAGGATGGATTGATGAGAAAACTTTCGCTCCTGCTAAACCAGGAACCGGTATGGTGGTGGCTGTCAAGACTCTTAAGCGTGAAAGCTATCAAGGCCACAAGGAATGGCTT GCAGAAATAAACTATTTAGGTCAACTTCACCACCAAAATCTTGTGAAACTCTTAGGCTACTGCTCAGAGTACGACAATAGACTTCTAGTTTATGAGTTCATGCCTAAAGGAAGTTTGGAGAATCATTTGTTCAGAA AAGGTGTTCAACCTATCTCTTGGCCTTTGCGGATGAAAATTGCTGTTGATGTTGCATGTGGATTGTCCTTCTTACATAGTTTAAATCCTAACATTATTTATCGTGATTTAAAGGCCTCAAACATTCTACTTGATTCG GATTACAATGCAAAGCTTTCAGATTTTGGTTTAGCAAGGTATGGTCCGACCGGAGATAAAACTCATGTTTCGACTAGAGTTATGGGAACTCATGGTTATGCTGCACCAGAATATGTAGCTACAG GGCACTTGACTCCAAAGAGTGATGTGTACAGCTTCGGCGTTGTGTTGTTGGAGTTACTATCAGGAAAACGGGCAAAGGATGATGACATAGCCGGAGGTGCTGAAGAAACTTTGGTGAAATGGGCAAAGCCATTCCTTCAGGGTGATAGCAGGAGAATGTTAAGGATAATGGACTCAAGGTTAGGGGGTCAATACTCGAAGAAAGAGGCTCAAGCCGCGGCTGCACTTGCTTTGCAGTGCCTGCATTCGGATTCCAAGAATAGGCCACTCATGATTGATGTTCTTGATAAACTAAAACAGCTCCCTACTTCAGGAGACATTTTGATGAACACCCCACATTCACGACTGGACCATAAGAGGAGCAAGAATTCAATTGGTAATCATCGCAACATTAAAGTAGTCTACCATTCTAGTTGA
- the LOC107410416 gene encoding probable serine/threonine-protein kinase PBL3 isoform X2, with product MLLPISFLNATQNFRPDSVVGEGGFGWVFKGWIDEKTFAPAKPGTGMVVAVKTLKRESYQGHKEWLAEINYLGQLHHQNLVKLLGYCSEYDNRLLVYEFMPKGSLENHLFRKGVQPISWPLRMKIAVDVACGLSFLHSLNPNIIYRDLKASNILLDSDYNAKLSDFGLARYGPTGDKTHVSTRVMGTHGYAAPEYVATGHLTPKSDVYSFGVVLLELLSGKRAKDDDIAGGAEETLVKWAKPFLQGDSRRMLRIMDSRLGGQYSKKEAQAAAALALQCLHSDSKNRPLMIDVLDKLKQLPTSGDILMNTPHSRLDHKRSKNSIGNHRNIKVVYHSS from the exons ATGCTTCTTCCGATAAGTTTTCTG AATGCCACACAGAACTTCCGCCCGGACAGTGTAGTTGGAGAGGGAGGGTTTGGATGGGTGTTCAAAGGATGGATTGATGAGAAAACTTTCGCTCCTGCTAAACCAGGAACCGGTATGGTGGTGGCTGTCAAGACTCTTAAGCGTGAAAGCTATCAAGGCCACAAGGAATGGCTT GCAGAAATAAACTATTTAGGTCAACTTCACCACCAAAATCTTGTGAAACTCTTAGGCTACTGCTCAGAGTACGACAATAGACTTCTAGTTTATGAGTTCATGCCTAAAGGAAGTTTGGAGAATCATTTGTTCAGAA AAGGTGTTCAACCTATCTCTTGGCCTTTGCGGATGAAAATTGCTGTTGATGTTGCATGTGGATTGTCCTTCTTACATAGTTTAAATCCTAACATTATTTATCGTGATTTAAAGGCCTCAAACATTCTACTTGATTCG GATTACAATGCAAAGCTTTCAGATTTTGGTTTAGCAAGGTATGGTCCGACCGGAGATAAAACTCATGTTTCGACTAGAGTTATGGGAACTCATGGTTATGCTGCACCAGAATATGTAGCTACAG GGCACTTGACTCCAAAGAGTGATGTGTACAGCTTCGGCGTTGTGTTGTTGGAGTTACTATCAGGAAAACGGGCAAAGGATGATGACATAGCCGGAGGTGCTGAAGAAACTTTGGTGAAATGGGCAAAGCCATTCCTTCAGGGTGATAGCAGGAGAATGTTAAGGATAATGGACTCAAGGTTAGGGGGTCAATACTCGAAGAAAGAGGCTCAAGCCGCGGCTGCACTTGCTTTGCAGTGCCTGCATTCGGATTCCAAGAATAGGCCACTCATGATTGATGTTCTTGATAAACTAAAACAGCTCCCTACTTCAGGAGACATTTTGATGAACACCCCACATTCACGACTGGACCATAAGAGGAGCAAGAATTCAATTGGTAATCATCGCAACATTAAAGTAGTCTACCATTCTAGTTGA
- the LOC107410410 gene encoding probable serine/threonine-protein kinase PBL3, with the protein MGNCWRKPANCAHASSNNFSESMKPNIKTKQDSRHPREQTPFEGLVAPTVDLYVPTTNPRSFTFNDLKNATKNFQPDSVLGEGGFGYVFKGWIDENTFSPAKPGIGMVVAVKTLKRESFQGHKEWLAEINYLGQLRHRNLVKLVGYCSESENKLLVYEFMTKGSLENHLFRKNVEPISWSIRMKLATDVARGLSFLHSLNPSVIYRDLKASNILLDSDFNAKLSDFGLARDGPTGDKTHVSTRVMGTHGYTAPEYVATGHLTPKSDVYSFGVVLLELLSGKRAMDGEIAGGETLVDWAKPFLKGDSRRMLRIMDTRLQGQYSKREAQEVAALALQCLHSDSKGRPLMIDVLAKLKQIHTSRGILKTPDSRLDLQGIKHLNRSRN; encoded by the exons ATGGGAAATTGTTGGAGAAAGCCTGCCAATTGTGCTCATGCTTCTTCCAACAACTTCTCTG AAAGTATGAAGCCTAATATCAAGACTAAGCAGGATTCAAGACATCCAAGAGAGCAAACACCATTTGAAGGTCTTGTAGCACCCACAGTTGATTTATATGTTCCGACCACAAATCCTAGGTCCTTTACATTCAATGATCTCAAGAACGCCACAAAGAACTTCCAGCCGGACAGTGTACTTGGAGAGGGAGGGTTTGGATATGTGTTTAAAGGATGGATTGATGAGAACACTTTTTCTCCTGCTAAACCGGGAATAGGTATGGTGGTGGCTGTCAAGACTCTCAAGCGCGAAAGCTTTCAAGGCCACAAGGAATGGCTT gcagaaataaattatttaggTCAACTTCGACACCGAAATCTTGTGAAACTCGTAGGCTACTGCTCGGAGTCTGAAAATAAACTTCTAGTTTATGAGTTTATGACTAAAGGAAGTTTGGAGAATCATTTGTTTAGAA AAAATGTTGAACCTATCTCTTGGTCTATCCGGATGAAACTTGCTACTGATGTTGCACGTGGCTTGTCCTTCTTGCATAGTTTAAATCCCAGTGTTATTTATCGTGATTTAAAGGCCTCAAACATTCTACTTGATTCG GATTTCAATGCAAAGCTTTCGGATTTTGGTTTAGCAAGGGATGGTCCTACTGGAGATAAAACTCATGTTTCGACTAGAGTTATGGGAACTCATGGTTATACTGCACCAGAATACGTAGCTACAG GTCACTTGACTCCAAAGAGTGATGTATACAGCTTTGGCGTTGTCTTGTTAGAGTTACTATCAGGAAAACGGGCAATGGATGGTGAAATAGCTGGGGGTGAAACTTTGGTGGATTGGGCCAAGCCATTCCTTAAGGGTGATAGCAGGAGAATGTTAAGGATTATGGACACAAGGTTACAAGGTCAATACTCGAAAAGAGAAGCCCAAGAAGTAGCTGCACTTGCTTTGCAGTGCCTGCACTCAGATTCCAAGGGCAGGCCACTCATGATAGATGTTCTAGCAAAACTAAAACAGATCCATACTTCAAGAGGCATTTTGAAGACTCCAGATTCAAGACTGGACCTTCAGGGGATCAAGCATTTGAATCGTTCTCGTAACTAA
- the LOC107410432 gene encoding probable serine/threonine-protein kinase PBL3: MGNCWRKPAKCAHASSNIFSGTQNSESSKPSIKPKLDSTSPSQQTESGVPIAPKADTVVSNTQIKSFTFVDLKNATKNFRPESILGEGGFGWVFKGWIDGNTYAPAKPGTGIVVAVKRLKRESFQGHKEWLAEVNYLGQLHHKNLVKLIGYSSESDNRLLVYEFMPRGSLENHLFRRGVQPISWSMRVNIAIDVARGLSFLHSLDPSVIYRDLKASNILLDSDFSAKLSDFGLARDGPTGDNTHVSTRVVGTRGYAAPEYVATGHLTPKSDVYSFGVVLLELLSGRRAMDDERAGGAEETLVDWAKPFLQGDSRRMLRIMDTGLGGQYSKKGAQAAAALALQCLHTDPKNRPVMIDVLAKMEQLNSPRDVLKTPDHQGIKSSNHRSKTVISNTNSL, translated from the exons ATGGGAAATTGCTGGAGAAAACCTGCCAAGTGTGCTCATGCTTCTTCTAACATCTTCTCTGGTACCCAAAATTCAG AAAGTTCAAAGCCTAGCATCAAGCCTAAGCTGGATTCAACCTCTCCCAGCCAGCAAACAGAGTCTGGAGTTCCTATAGCACCCAAAGCTGATACAGTTGTTTCCAACACCCAAATTAAGTCTTTTACCTTCGTCGATCTTAAGAATGCCACCAAGAACTTCCGCCCGGAGAGCATACTTGGTGAAGGAGGGTTTGGGTGGGTCTTTAAAGGATGGATTGATGGGAACACTTACGCACCAGCTAAACCTGGAACTGGTATAGTTGTGGCCGTCAAGAGGCTCAAGCGAGAAAGTTTTCAAGGCCACAAGGAATGGCTT GCAGAAGTAAACTATTTGGGTCAACTTCACCACAAAAATCTTGTGAAACTCATAGGCTATAGCTCAGAGTCTGACAATAGACTTCTAGTTTATGAGTTTATGCCTAGAGGAAGTTTGGAGAATCATTTGTTTAGGA GAGGTGTTCAACCTATCTCTTGGTCTATGCGGGTGAATATTGCTATCGATGTTGCACGCGGCTTGTCCTTCTTGCATAGTTTAGATCCTAGTGTCATCTATCGTGACCTAAAGGCTTCCAACATTCTACTTGATTCG GATTTCAGTGCAAAACTTTCAGATTTTGGCTTAGCAAGGGATGGTCCTACAGGAGATAACACTCATGTTTCAACCAGAGTTGTGGGAACTCGAGGTTATGCTGCCCCAGAATATGTAGCTACAG GTCACTTGACTCCAAAGAGTGATGTGTACAGCTTTGGTGTGGTCTTGCTAGAGTTACTATCAGGAAGAAGGGCAATGGATGATGAAAGAGCTGGGGGTGCTGAAGAAACATTGGTTGATTGGGCGAAGCCATTCTTGCAGGGTGATAGCAGGCGAATGTTAAGGATTATGGACACAGGGTTGGGGGGTCAGTACTCTAAGAAAGGAGCTCAAGCAGCGGCTGCACTTGCTTTACAGTGCCTGCACACAGATCCCAAGAATAGGCCAGTCATGATCGATGTTCTTGCCAAAATGGAACAGCTTAATTCACCGAGAGACGTTTTGAAGACCCCAGATCACCAAGGGATCAAGTCATCGAATCATCGTTCCAAGACGGTGATTTCAAATACAAACTCACTgtga
- the LOC132799600 gene encoding putative disease resistance protein RGA1, whose product MLPSNVKDIYRRTSHLSFNFSLESSQQILISLSQTADRIRTILLPGQQLVDIVRREGLELIVSNFKFLRTLDLHCSGINTLPNSIGKLTHLRYLGLSDTKIKALPNSITQLQNLQTLKLSGLYEFKEFPRDMKKLVSLRHLKFVGVSALTHMPSGLGQLTNLQTLSYFVLSKGPRGTSLRHGCGDQVAELKELMPLNSLRNLCILNLRHRITDGTAANLKEKQYLQSLMLSWFSSDDRKYLEAAMESTSSDEYEMTLESFEPLPNLKSLSLDGYGGVRLSSWVPSLKQLVSFSLSNCIKCQTLPPLDKFPSLKKLNLHKMPLIEYISGDFFTPSKATSLMPSLETLLLRDLPNLKGYWRDTVTDGTSENTTMPSSSMIIYFPCLSISRIEGCPQLKFLPFFPAISKA is encoded by the coding sequence ATGTTACCATCAAATGTAAAAGATATTTACAGAAGAACTAGTCATTTGTCATTCAATTTTTCCTTAGAATCATCACAACAGATTCTAATTTCTCTGTCTCAAACAGCAGATAGGATTCGAACAATTCTTTTGCCTGGCCAACAATTGGTAGATATTGTACGAAGAGAAGGTTTGGAATTAATTGTTTCGAATTTCAAGTTCTTACGTACTTTGGATCTTCATTGCTCAGGGATAAATACATTGCCAAATTCCATAGGAAAATTGACGCATCTAAGGTATCTCGGTCTCTCTGATACAAAAATCAAGGCATTGCCTAATTCTATTACCCAGTTACAGAACTTGCAGACTCTGAAGCTCTCTGGGTTGTATGAATTCAAAGAATTTCCAAGAGATATGAAAAAATTAGTAAGCCTCAGGCACCTTAAGTTTGTGGGAGTGAGCGCTTTGACTCATATGCCAAGCGGGCTGGGACAGTTGACTAATCTTCAAACATTATCATATTTTGTGTTGAGTAAAGGCCCTAGAGGGACAAGCTTGAGGCATGGTTGTGGTGATCAGGTTGCTGAGCTAAAGGAATTAATGCCGTTAAATAGCTTGAGAAATCTCTGCATTTTAAACTTGAGACACAGAATAACAGATGGTACGGCAgcaaatttgaaggaaaaacagTATCTTCAATCCTTGATGTTATCTTGGTTTTCTTCAGATGATAGAAAATATCTCGAAGCCGCCATGGAAAGTACTAGCAGTGACGAGTATGAAATGACATTGGAGAGCTTCGAGCCACTCCCAAATCTAAAAAGCTTGAGTTTAGATGGTTATGGGGGTGTGAGGTTGTCAAGTTGGGTTCCCTCTCTTAAACAGCTTGTAAGCTTTTCTTTATCAAACTGTATCAAATGCCAAACTCTGCCACCATTGGATAAGTTCCCTTCTCTCAAGAAACTTAATTTGCATAAGATGCCTCTTATAGAATATATTTCAGGTGACTTCTTCACTCCATCAAAAGCAACATCATTGATGCCATCCTTGGAAACTCTATTGCTTCGTGATTTGCCAAATCTTAAAGGATATTGGAGGGATACTGTGACAGATGGCACATCTGAAAATACAACAATGCCATCATCATCCATGATAATTTACTTTCCTTGTCTTTCTATTTCAAGAATCGAGGGTTGCCCCCAACTGAAGTTCTTGCCCTTCTTCCCAGCTATATCGAAGGCTTAA